The following are encoded in a window of Sorex araneus isolate mSorAra2 chromosome 11, mSorAra2.pri, whole genome shotgun sequence genomic DNA:
- the BBIP1 gene encoding BBSome-interacting protein 1 isoform X2, which produces MAEVKSMFREVLPKQGQLSVEDVTTMVLCKPKLLPLKSLTLEKLEKMQQIAQNTIRQQEMAEKEQQTTH; this is translated from the exons ATGGCAGAAGTGAAGTCAATGTTCCGGGAAGTTCTTCCAAAACAAG GGCAGTTGTCTGTGGAAGATGTAACCACGATGGTGCTGTGTAAACCCAAACTCTTGCCCTTAAAGTCTCTGACTCTggaaaaattggagaaaatgCAGCAAATAGCACAGAATACAATTCGTCAACAAGAAATGGCAGAAAAGGAACAGCAAACAACCCACTGA